One stretch of Armigeres subalbatus isolate Guangzhou_Male chromosome 2, GZ_Asu_2, whole genome shotgun sequence DNA includes these proteins:
- the LOC134209174 gene encoding uncharacterized protein LOC134209174 gives MNKDFYADVLKTMRSALDFGKEDCEVATRIYREKIAMCYGVNPSTLKTTPQEVPLTITFASIYQFLVEHPNPFTGQPKDCAKDMEAILYYKNEWVKSVSGKKVHDVYAVHGSVRHSFALNEKPLTPWILISESGRILAAHCNCAIGLFECCSHIGATLFALEGIRTSILEKKEITDLPAYWKKPPTSISENLYKKVRDIDFGKQIQRAYYATTPSTSTNYDFICRNLLSSLQMDGINVASTTLFCGEKQMAFSCTICTHESELKNDLKNYNFQLLYDPLNKSTIEQLQKVAAEFIRNFTSDPDLLMKIDKLTADQSDSKWNGMFSEVGVSRLQT, from the exons gatTGTGAAGTGGCTACACGAATATATCGCGAGAAAATCGCCATGTGTTACGGAGTGAACCCGTCAACACTGAAAACGACGCCGCAGGAAGTGCCTTTGACGATCACGTTTGCCAGCATATATCAATTCCTGGTCGAGCATCCAAATCCATTTACGGGTCAACCCAAAGATTGCGCTAAAGACATGGAAGCTATTTTGTATTACAAAAATGAATGGGTTAAGAGTGTTTCCGGAAAGAAAGTGCACGACGTATACGCAGTGCATGGATCCGTACGACATTCCTTCGCACTAAATGAAAAACCTCTGACACCATGGATTTTAATTAGTGA ATCCGGCAGGATACTTGCAGCGCACTGCAACTGTGCCATCGGTCTTTTTGAATGTTGCAGTCATATCGGTGCAACGTTGTTTGCATTAGAGGGCATTCGAACGTCAATACTCGAGAAGAAAGAAA TTACTGATTTACCGGCGTACTGGAAGAAGCCACCGACGAGTATCAGCGAAAACCTGTATAAAAAAGTACGTGACATTGACTTTGGCAAGCAGATCCAGAGAGCATATTATGCCACCACTCCATCAACTTCAACTAATTACGATTTTATCTGTCGAAATTTATTGAGCTCGCTACAGATGGACGGAATAAATGTTGCTAGTACCACTCTATTTTGTGGTGAAAAACAAATGGCCTTCAGTTGTACAATTTGTACACACGAGTCTGAACTTAAAAATGATCTTAAGAACTACAATTTCCAACTACTCTACGACCCTTTAAACAAGAGTACAATTGAGCAGTTACAAAAAGTAGCGGCAGAGTTCATTCGCAATTTTACAAGTGATCCAGATCTGTTGATGAAGATTGATAAGCTTACCGCAGACCAATCGGATTCCAAGTGGAATGGAATGTTTTCCGAAGTGGGCGTATCACGGCTTCAAACATGA